DNA sequence from the Pichia kudriavzevii chromosome 4, complete sequence genome:
GGTTACCTAAATACTGAGAAACGTGGCTAGTGGCCTGGGAAACTTGCTCCTTCGTCGGTTCTACAGATTGGTAAACATTCATACCAAGTGAGGGTTTTGAGTAGGATTTCAGTGACTCTTGTTCTGATGGGTGGGATTGAGGTGGTAATTGCATCTGGTTCTTGTAATATATCATATTGTTCATTAAAGTATGCATTTGATTTATATTATAATCATTCATCCCCAGAGCATTCATACTATTCGTATTCAGATTGTTCAGTTGGTTGATTTGATTCATATTGTTCACTCCCTGTAGAGCATTCATGTTGAACCGATTCATGTTTAAATCATCACTGTTAGTGGTTGGACTGGCAAAAGGCACAAAGTTTGCACCAGCTGCAATGTCGTATGAGAATCTTCTTGCCGAAGGCATATCTGCATTTGGAGGAGATGTCCAACTAAAAGAAGAATGGTTCGTTTGTGGAGGGGGGccaatatcatcatcccCTTGGAGCAACTTCTCCATTTCCCGCTCTCTTTGGTCCAGTTCATGGTCCATAATCTTGGCATCTTCCTCTTTCAACCCTGTTTCTTTCCAgatatcttcaaaaacagaCCTTTGCGGATGTGGAGGAGAGCCCGAACCGGCTTTTAAGACTTCAAGGTCTTGCTGCAAGCCAATCGAGTTTGTGGAATTGTGACTCAATCTAGTTGGCGAAAGATCCAAGTGGTCATGAAATGGTGATGTACTAAAGGACATGCCTTCCTGTGTTAACTGTGGCAATCCATGCTCGGGGAATGAACCACTTTTCGGAGTATACTGAGGAATGGAATTTCTGGTTGCCTTATAGTTGGCACCAATAGGATTAGTCACTGAGGAGGCAGATAGTTGTGGGAACACATAGTTCCCGCCTAGATCTTTTGAAGGGGACGTATTGGCATTAGTAAAGGCATTAAACGCATTCATGCTGGTCTGGGATGTTGGAGGGACAGAGAAATCGGCCGATGGCTCCATCAAACGTGGAGATCCTAGTGATGCATTGATCGAACCCATGTTGTAGTTCACGGAAAACACAGGAGTTGCATCAAAGGAGCCTTTGCGGGTATTGTTAGAGCCTATAGTGGCAATCTTAGCTGAGTTCCTCATGGAAGAATACTCCTGTGACGACCATCTTCTATCCATATCGGAGGCGAGGCCATTGTTAATATTCGGAGTCATGCTGATGGCGGGGTGATCGCCATGACGGCCCATGTTGGGGTTCTTCTTGTTGTCGTTCATtaacatatttttttcttggtgGTGT
Encoded proteins:
- a CDS encoding uncharacterized protein (PKUD0D01110; Pfam Domains: PSP1(4.9e-31)), with product MLMNDNKKNPNMGRHGDHPAISMTPNINNGLASDMDRRWSSQEYSSMRNSAKIATIGSNNTRKGSFDATPVFSVNYNMGSINASLGSPRLMEPSADFSVPPTSQTSMNAFNAFTNANTSPSKDLGGNYVFPQLSASSVTNPIGANYKATRNSIPQYTPKSGSFPEHGLPQLTQEGMSFSTSPFHDHLDLSPTRLSHNSTNSIGLQQDLEVLKAGSGSPPHPQRSVFEDIWKETGLKEEDAKIMDHELDQREREMEKLLQGDDDIGPPPQTNHSSFSWTSPPNADMPSARRFSYDIAAGANFVPFASPTTNSDDLNMNRFNMNALQGVNNMNQINQLNNLNTNSMNALGMNDYNINQMHTLMNNMIYYKNQMQLPPQSHPSEQESLKSYSKPSLGMNVYQSVEPTKEQVSQATSHVSQYLGNPSPDVLNIEKRYSYLNTSNLPHLTYPSDTSYDINSYPIIACCFKNARIDVFYINPQTKKSLENLKVGDLVIVEADRGRDLGKVVKLNVSVQEARLLRYAQYMNRKAAMSRDDDFHKKPILNYPKPVLRFARPEELLTIDAKINDELRAVNVCTTKVREYNLNMTIVDAEYQWDMKKLTFYYQSEVRIDFRDLVKELFRIYKIRIWMSKQGDI